A stretch of Spirosoma oryzicola DNA encodes these proteins:
- a CDS encoding PQQ-dependent sugar dehydrogenase, with protein sequence MQNKRTMNRYMLLLVAISSLTACGQDAADNKTAPTGGSSASVETKAPNSDYKPAFAGQTRIASVKTSTPYEYKVLTEALQSPWGITGLPDGRLLVTEREGTMRLVTAAGQVSAPITGLPSVNSSGQGGLLGVRIDPDFSTNRMVYWVFSEPRSDGNLTAVAKGKLSADEKKIENATVIYRATPAYKGTLHYGGRILIAPDGNLIISTGERSDLVTRPQAQSLNSGLGKVIRITKDGQPASGNPFSSQANARPELYSYGHRNVQGLALNAATGDLWEGEFGPRGGDEINRIQPGKNYGWPTITYGIEYSGEKVGEGIQQKEGLEQPVYYWDPVVSPSGMTFYNSDAIPEWKNNLFVGALSGMHIVRLVIDNNKVVGEERLLADQQQRFRDVMQGSDGALYAITDQGRLYRVSKK encoded by the coding sequence ATGCAAAATAAACGAACGATGAACCGATATATGCTATTACTCGTAGCAATAAGTTCGCTAACAGCTTGCGGACAGGATGCAGCCGATAACAAAACCGCGCCAACCGGCGGTTCGTCTGCCTCGGTCGAGACAAAGGCGCCGAATTCAGATTACAAGCCGGCATTTGCAGGCCAAACCCGAATTGCCAGCGTTAAAACGTCTACTCCCTACGAATACAAGGTACTAACCGAAGCGCTTCAAAGTCCGTGGGGTATCACCGGTTTGCCAGATGGTAGGCTGCTTGTTACCGAGCGGGAAGGAACAATGCGCCTGGTGACGGCAGCCGGTCAGGTCAGTGCTCCGATAACGGGCTTGCCATCGGTAAATTCATCTGGCCAGGGCGGATTACTGGGTGTTCGGATCGATCCCGATTTCTCGACCAATCGAATGGTTTACTGGGTATTTTCCGAACCTCGCTCAGATGGTAACCTGACGGCTGTAGCTAAAGGTAAACTATCCGCCGACGAAAAGAAGATCGAGAACGCAACGGTTATCTACCGTGCTACACCCGCTTACAAAGGCACGCTACATTATGGTGGACGAATTCTGATTGCTCCGGATGGAAATCTGATCATCAGCACTGGTGAACGTTCTGACTTAGTCACCCGTCCACAAGCGCAGTCGCTTAACTCGGGGCTCGGGAAAGTTATTCGCATTACAAAAGACGGTCAGCCTGCCTCTGGCAATCCCTTTTCCAGTCAGGCAAATGCGCGCCCGGAATTATACTCTTATGGCCACCGCAACGTACAGGGACTGGCTCTCAACGCAGCAACGGGAGACCTGTGGGAAGGAGAATTTGGTCCACGGGGTGGCGATGAAATCAACCGAATTCAGCCAGGTAAAAACTATGGCTGGCCAACGATCACCTACGGTATCGAGTACAGTGGCGAAAAGGTTGGTGAGGGTATTCAACAAAAAGAAGGGCTAGAGCAACCCGTATATTACTGGGACCCGGTGGTGTCGCCCAGTGGTATGACTTTCTACAACAGCGATGCTATACCCGAATGGAAAAATAACCTGTTTGTTGGCGCATTGAGTGGTATGCACATTGTTCGATTGGTTATCGATAATAATAAGGTTGTGGGCGAAGAACGACTATTGGCCGATCAGCAACAACGTTTTCGGGACGTAATGCAAGGAAGCGACGGTGCCTTATATGCAATTACAGATCAGGGGCGGCTTTACCGCGTGTCTAAAAAGTAA